Proteins encoded by one window of Halanaerobiaceae bacterium ANBcell28:
- a CDS encoding ABC transporter ATP-binding protein — translation MTTILKARDICKTYVLNKRKSHVLKNVDISIKKGEFLSVMGPSGSGKSTLLYNISGMDKMTSGNVSLDDKNLEELSEKELSNLRLNKMGFVFQQINLVKNLGILDNIILPAYMAKKRSREHINKKAIELMKKAGIVELAEHDITQVSGGQLQRAAICRALVNDPLILFGDEPTGALNTKASRDILDIFHNINEEGTTVMLVTHDVKVAAQSERVLFMMDGSIVGEYKLEKFKKSNEDLVERERKLSKWLLDMGF, via the coding sequence ATGACTACTATTTTAAAAGCTAGAGATATATGCAAAACTTATGTTTTAAATAAAAGAAAGAGTCATGTTTTAAAAAATGTAGATATTAGTATAAAAAAAGGCGAATTTCTTTCTGTTATGGGACCTTCTGGCTCAGGTAAAAGTACACTTTTATACAATATAAGTGGCATGGATAAGATGACTAGCGGTAATGTCTCACTAGATGATAAAAATTTAGAGGAATTATCAGAAAAAGAGCTATCAAATTTGAGACTAAATAAGATGGGATTTGTATTTCAACAAATAAATTTAGTGAAAAATCTTGGTATATTAGATAATATAATTTTACCTGCATATATGGCTAAAAAAAGAAGCCGTGAGCATATAAATAAAAAGGCTATTGAATTAATGAAAAAGGCTGGAATTGTTGAATTAGCAGAACATGATATTACACAGGTATCAGGGGGGCAACTACAGCGAGCAGCTATTTGTAGAGCATTAGTTAATGACCCTTTAATATTATTTGGGGATGAACCTACAGGTGCCCTTAATACTAAAGCAAGCAGAGATATACTGGATATATTTCATAATATAAATGAAGAAGGAACCACAGTGATGTTGGTTACTCACGATGTAAAGGTAGCCGCCCAAAGCGAAAGGGTGCTTTTCATGATGGATGGAAGTATAGTGGGAGAATATAAGCTGGAAAAATTCAAAAAAAGTAATGAAGATTTAGTAGAGCGAGAAAGAAAACTATCCAAGTGGCTACTGGATATGGGCTTTTAG
- a CDS encoding ABC transporter permease produces the protein MILKMLKKDFLRKKLITVAVFIFIMLSALLMSSGISIVVNLLQSLDYLFEASSAPHFVQLHIVDRDEDKVDEAEIREWSQNNLYIKEHQIGQMVNIHGSNVYINSDIPEHGTVMDLYFVKQNKRFDFLLDLNNEVIELSEGEIAVPIYYMQEKNLSIGDKLVIREDDHEYVFVIADFLRDVQMNPSIISSKRFLLSDYDFERINYTVGETEYLISFQLLDQSYFNEVSNDYLQSGLPQKGPTIGSHLFRIFNSLTDGFIAGIIIFISLLLTVIVLLCLRFIIILSFQEDYKEIAGMKAIGISSSDIKAIYLIKYITLITSASLLGYFLSFFINDLFSQNILLYIGEAPGTIFTTILPLISIFFVVVLLTIFCKIILRRLGKVSAVEALRMGEMTDNKYSNKKFTLYKSKILSPPIFLGIRDVLLNYRIYTVLFLVFLLSTFIVIVPINFYNTIESPEFVRYMGMGKSDIFVDLRHTERVVDDFYAMIEYLENDPDVKKYSSFVTSQYEIKNLEGTYDRIYVETGDFRVFPLNYLKGMEPDRSNEIALSYLIANDLGKEPGDNVELIIDGKTKSMFVTGVYQDITNGGRSAKANIQPNYETASWYNINIDLRTDIRTKILEYESIFPDATITDMQEHLRETFANTVEQLRLLTVFANIVAFVLIVFITSLFLKTLIAKDMSQIAIKRSIGIPIKKIRIEYLSKALFVLNLGIISGTIIANTIGQRILGIVFSFLGAANIEFVIKPLETYVLIPLMMLIIVSLTSIISIRSMKKYSIADINAE, from the coding sequence ATGATACTAAAAATGCTAAAAAAAGATTTCTTACGAAAAAAATTAATAACAGTAGCTGTATTTATATTTATAATGTTGTCAGCATTACTTATGAGTAGTGGAATTAGTATTGTTGTCAACTTATTACAGTCACTTGATTACCTCTTTGAAGCATCATCTGCTCCTCATTTTGTACAGCTTCATATTGTAGATAGGGATGAAGATAAGGTAGATGAAGCGGAAATCCGTGAATGGAGTCAAAATAACCTTTACATAAAGGAACATCAAATAGGTCAAATGGTAAATATACATGGCTCTAATGTTTATATTAATAGCGATATCCCAGAACATGGTACTGTTATGGATTTATATTTTGTAAAACAAAACAAAAGATTTGATTTTCTTCTTGACTTGAATAATGAAGTAATCGAATTAAGTGAAGGAGAAATCGCTGTACCAATATATTATATGCAGGAGAAAAATCTATCTATTGGAGATAAGCTTGTTATTAGAGAAGATGATCATGAGTACGTTTTTGTAATTGCTGATTTTCTTAGAGATGTACAAATGAATCCTTCAATTATTAGTTCAAAACGCTTTTTACTAAGTGATTATGATTTTGAAAGAATTAATTATACTGTAGGAGAAACAGAGTATCTTATTAGCTTTCAATTACTGGATCAATCTTATTTCAATGAGGTTAGTAATGACTATCTTCAGAGTGGTTTGCCTCAAAAAGGACCCACTATCGGCTCCCATTTATTTAGAATCTTTAATAGTCTGACTGATGGATTTATTGCCGGAATTATTATATTTATAAGTTTATTATTAACTGTCATAGTCTTATTATGTTTGAGGTTTATAATTATACTAAGCTTTCAGGAGGATTATAAGGAAATTGCCGGGATGAAAGCTATTGGTATTTCATCTTCTGATATCAAAGCTATCTATTTAATAAAATACATTACTTTAATCACTAGTGCTTCTTTATTGGGTTATTTTCTCTCATTTTTTATAAATGATCTTTTTTCTCAAAATATCCTTCTTTATATTGGTGAGGCACCAGGAACAATTTTTACAACTATATTACCTCTTATTTCAATCTTTTTTGTAGTTGTACTTCTTACTATTTTCTGTAAGATTATCTTGAGAAGACTGGGTAAGGTTTCTGCTGTAGAGGCCTTAAGAATGGGAGAAATGACAGACAATAAGTACAGTAATAAAAAATTTACCCTTTATAAAAGCAAAATATTAAGTCCACCAATATTTCTAGGGATAAGGGATGTATTATTGAACTATAGAATTTATACTGTGCTTTTTCTAGTATTTCTTTTATCTACTTTTATAGTTATTGTACCAATAAATTTTTATAATACTATTGAATCTCCAGAGTTTGTAAGATATATGGGGATGGGAAAAAGTGATATATTTGTAGATTTACGACATACAGAACGAGTTGTAGATGATTTTTATGCTATGATTGAATATCTTGAAAATGATCCTGATGTGAAAAAATATAGTTCCTTTGTAACAAGCCAGTATGAAATAAAAAATTTAGAAGGTACTTATGATAGGATTTATGTAGAAACTGGTGATTTTAGAGTTTTTCCATTAAATTATCTAAAGGGCATGGAACCAGATCGTTCAAATGAGATAGCCCTTTCTTATCTGATTGCAAATGATTTAGGAAAAGAGCCTGGGGATAATGTGGAGCTTATAATTGATGGTAAAACAAAATCTATGTTTGTTACAGGTGTATATCAGGATATTACAAATGGAGGAAGGTCAGCAAAGGCCAATATTCAGCCAAATTATGAAACTGCTTCATGGTATAATATAAATATAGATCTTAGGACTGATATAAGGACTAAGATTTTAGAATATGAGAGTATATTTCCTGATGCTACCATTACAGATATGCAGGAGCATCTACGAGAAACCTTTGCTAATACTGTTGAGCAGTTGAGACTTTTAACTGTCTTTGCTAATATTGTTGCCTTTGTGCTTATCGTATTTATAACATCCTTATTCCTAAAAACATTAATTGCTAAAGATATGTCTCAAATAGCTATCAAGAGAAGTATAGGGATTCCAATTAAAAAAATAAGGATAGAATATCTAAGTAAAGCTCTTTTTGTTTTAAATTTAGGAATAATTAGTGGAACAATAATTGCTAATACAATAGGGCAAAGAATTTTAGGAATAGTGTTTTCTTTTCTCGGGGCTGCAAATATTGAGTTTGTAATTAAACCCCTTGAAACCTATGTCTTGATACCTTTGATGATGTTAATAATAGTAAGCTTAACAAGTATAATAAGTATCCGCTCAATGAAGAAATATTCAATAGCAGATATTAATGCTGAGTAA
- a CDS encoding RimK family alpha-L-glutamate ligase produces MRAWIIYKAKESELTEEHFETKRFLEEAEQMGIKISVYRPDQIDVIVTSEDRKSIFVDGHQVPLPDFVLPRMGSGTSYFALALIRHLERLGVFCINSSVSIDTVKDKLFTHQILAESRLPVPKTMLLKFPVDHDHVEGHMGFPLIVKTLSGSLGRGVFLAENRDKFEDLARIIEIANPNMNIILQEMIQSSYGKDLRVFVVGGRVIGSMMRESKDNDYRANYSAGGTVRSFPLTEEIEWLALEATKILGLNIAGVDLLFDKDNNFKICEVNSSPMFKGMESCNDINVPEEIFKYIKTRVNHS; encoded by the coding sequence ATGAGAGCTTGGATAATATATAAAGCAAAGGAATCAGAGCTTACTGAAGAACACTTTGAAACAAAAAGGTTTTTAGAAGAAGCTGAACAAATGGGAATTAAGATTAGTGTTTATCGACCTGATCAGATAGACGTTATAGTTACAAGTGAAGATAGAAAAAGTATTTTTGTTGACGGCCATCAGGTACCATTGCCTGATTTTGTGTTGCCTAGAATGGGCTCAGGAACTTCCTATTTTGCCCTGGCTTTAATTAGGCATTTAGAGAGGCTGGGAGTTTTTTGTATAAACTCATCTGTTAGTATTGATACAGTAAAGGACAAACTCTTTACACATCAGATTCTGGCTGAAAGCAGATTACCAGTACCGAAAACAATGCTACTAAAATTCCCGGTAGATCATGATCATGTAGAGGGACATATGGGGTTTCCTCTAATAGTGAAGACCCTTTCTGGTTCTCTAGGGAGAGGTGTTTTTTTAGCTGAAAATCGAGATAAGTTTGAGGATTTAGCACGTATCATTGAAATTGCTAATCCTAATATGAATATAATTCTTCAGGAAATGATTCAAAGCAGCTATGGTAAAGATTTAAGGGTCTTTGTTGTTGGTGGGCGAGTAATAGGTTCTATGATGAGAGAGTCTAAAGATAATGATTATAGGGCTAATTATTCGGCAGGAGGAACTGTAAGGAGCTTTCCATTAACAGAAGAAATAGAATGGCTGGCACTTGAAGCTACAAAAATATTAGGCTTAAATATAGCAGGGGTAGATTTGTTGTTTGATAAAGATAATAACTTTAAAATTTGTGAAGTGAACTCATCTCCAATGTTTAAAGGAATGGAATCCTGTAATGATATCAATGTTCCTGAAGAGATATTTAAATACATTAAAACCAGGGTTAATCATAGCTAA
- a CDS encoding chemotaxis response regulator protein-glutamate methylesterase yields the protein MSTIKVLIIDDSAMVRKILKRELEKEKEIEVVGTAPDPYIGRDKIIKLKPDVVLLDIEMPKMDGLTFLEKLMRYYPLPVIIISSLAECGGELALKAIELGAAEVIAKPGSSYTIGEMTVQVCEKIKAVNKMSFKKYLKEDNLEIKKSEREKSTDTKSSLLKTSEKIIAIGASTGGTKALKVLLSSLPAYMPPILLVQHMPEHFTSSFARSLNSICHLNVEEASDGDLLSSGKVLLAPGNKHILLKRSGASFYVEVSDGEMVHHQRPSVDVLFNSVAQYAGRNAIGVILTGMGKDGASGLLAMKKEGAYTIAQDEASCIVYGMPKEAVSLGAVDEVVPLKKISSLLLKKT from the coding sequence ATGAGTACAATTAAAGTATTGATAATAGATGATTCAGCAATGGTAAGAAAAATATTGAAAAGAGAGCTTGAAAAAGAAAAAGAAATAGAAGTAGTTGGAACAGCCCCTGATCCCTATATTGGAAGAGATAAGATTATAAAATTAAAACCTGACGTAGTTCTACTTGATATAGAGATGCCTAAAATGGATGGCTTGACTTTCTTAGAAAAACTTATGCGTTATTATCCATTACCTGTAATTATTATCAGTTCTCTAGCAGAATGTGGAGGGGAGCTTGCTCTTAAAGCCATAGAACTTGGGGCCGCTGAAGTTATAGCAAAGCCTGGTTCATCATATACAATAGGTGAGATGACAGTGCAGGTTTGTGAAAAGATCAAAGCCGTCAATAAGATGTCCTTTAAAAAGTATTTAAAAGAAGATAATTTGGAGATTAAGAAAAGTGAAAGAGAAAAGAGTACTGATACTAAATCTTCATTATTAAAAACCAGTGAAAAGATAATAGCCATAGGTGCTTCTACAGGAGGTACAAAGGCTTTGAAAGTGTTATTAAGTTCTCTTCCTGCTTATATGCCTCCTATACTTTTAGTACAGCATATGCCCGAACATTTTACCAGTTCATTTGCCAGGAGTTTAAATTCTATCTGTCATTTGAATGTTGAAGAAGCCAGTGATGGAGATCTCTTGAGTTCGGGTAAGGTTTTATTAGCACCAGGAAATAAACATATCTTATTAAAGAGAAGTGGTGCCAGTTTTTATGTCGAAGTAAGTGATGGTGAAATGGTACATCATCAAAGACCTTCTGTAGATGTATTGTTTAATTCAGTAGCCCAATACGCTGGAAGAAATGCTATCGGTGTAATCCTTACAGGTATGGGAAAAGACGGAGCTAGCGGCTTACTAGCTATGAAAAAAGAAGGTGCTTATACTATAGCCCAGGATGAAGCCAGTTGTATAGTGTATGGTATGCCAAAAGAAGCAGTGTCCCTGGGTGCAGTTGATGAAGTTGTGCCTCTGAAGAAGATATCCAGCCTATTATTAAAGAAAACCTAA
- a CDS encoding protein-glutamate O-methyltransferase CheR — MQHMSSEEYRKFQKLIHDRYGIYMASHKKEMVQGRLRKVMQHLGMTSFQDLYNSLLSNDRRSSIYFEHEVTTHKTDFFREINHFRYLAENIELIMTKNKRIERKKEIRVWSAACSTGEEAYTIAMVLKEYLPADIDVKILATDISSQVLAEAQTGIYKENDEQLSSYFINKYFKRKKNFIEVKEQLKDLVTFRSFNLMKPFSFQNYFDIIFCRNVMIYFDNKVQGELVKKFYDVLIEGGLFFIGHSESLSQKKHDFKYLQATIYEK; from the coding sequence ATGCAGCATATGAGTAGTGAAGAATACAGGAAGTTTCAAAAATTAATACACGATAGATATGGGATTTATATGGCAAGTCACAAAAAAGAGATGGTTCAGGGGAGACTGAGGAAAGTCATGCAGCATCTTGGTATGACAAGTTTTCAAGACTTGTATAATTCTCTCTTGAGTAATGATCGCAGGAGTTCTATATATTTTGAACATGAAGTTACAACACATAAGACAGATTTTTTTCGTGAAATCAATCATTTTAGATATTTAGCTGAAAATATCGAACTTATTATGACTAAAAACAAAAGGATAGAAAGAAAAAAGGAAATAAGGGTTTGGAGTGCTGCTTGTTCTACTGGTGAAGAAGCATATACTATAGCAATGGTTTTAAAGGAATATCTACCAGCAGATATTGATGTAAAAATCCTGGCTACTGATATCAGTAGCCAGGTACTGGCTGAAGCCCAAACAGGGATTTACAAAGAAAATGATGAACAATTGAGTAGTTATTTTATTAATAAGTATTTTAAAAGGAAGAAGAATTTTATTGAGGTAAAAGAACAATTAAAAGACTTAGTTACTTTTCGTAGCTTTAATCTTATGAAGCCCTTCTCTTTTCAAAATTATTTTGATATTATATTTTGTCGTAATGTAATGATTTATTTTGATAATAAAGTACAGGGAGAGTTAGTAAAGAAGTTTTATGATGTTTTAATTGAAGGTGGACTTTTTTTTATTGGTCACTCAGAAAGTTTGAGTCAAAAAAAGCATGATTTCAAATACTTACAGGCTACTATATATGAAAAATAA